The genomic window gccAGTGGAGCTCGGGGCCGACGGGGGAGCTTGGGACCGGGGGAGCTCTGGGTGGCTCGGTGCCGGTCGGGTCGCTGTCCCCGAGGAGCTCGGAGCCCGGGGCACCGGCGAGCTCGGGGCAGCGGCCGGGGACCCGGGGCACGGGCGCGGGGCTgtcggggcgggggcgggggcgctgGGCCGCCGGGGCCGGGCGGGAGCATCGGCCGGGCGCCGGGGCGAGCGCCGCCGGGACGGGGGGCGCGGGACGGGGGCGTCGGGGTGGGCCCGGCAGGACCTTGCCGGAGGGGGACGACGGCGGGGTGGCACGGGCGGGCGGGGGCAGCGACGGCGCGGTAGGGAAACGCGGGGGCAGGTGGGAGAGGAGTGAGGAGGGGGTGGGGTTGGGCCAGCCCGTTCTGGGCCTTTAGGTtaaaagatttgccgagtgccgagcccagcggcactcggcaaagggtttttttttaaattctttgtcgagtgcgctgtgacctggcactcggtaaatttttttttggttttttttgccccatttttttctggggccttgctacagtaattaaaactccatttcaaaatttgggacaattttgaggttttttactatatttccttaattatttttgtttcgttgaatttttccgactatttcaaatttgaactgcatgtacatgaaataatggaatttggtcatacaaaaaatggtattcatgatgtttggcgtatgttgaggccgtatccaggaactcacatgaaattacgagcatcttgttgtcgtaacatgatgtacttgcgggaaaagtgtatttaaattatataaaatccaaacgaagtccaaaaatcacgaaacttgtcgaggtgtcttattatcgcatgtggaggccgtggtaacaaattgagaaagtttggagcaagttgtgacgtcggatgcctaaaagccagacatccacatgtggagatgtctggcttttaggcatctgacgtcacaacttgctccaaactttcttaattttttaccacagcctccacatgcgataacaagacacctcaACAAGTTTCGTaattttcggactttgtttggattttatataatttaaatacacttttcccgtaagtacatcgtcatgttacaacaacaagatgctcgtaatttcacacgaattcctggatacggcctcaacatacgccaaacatcatgaataccattttttgaatgaccaaattccattatttcatgtacatgcagttcaaatttgaaatagtcggaaaaattcaacgagacaaaaataattaaggaaatatagtaaaaaaactcaaaattgtcctaAATTTTGAAATGAAGttctaattactgtagcaaggccccagaaaaaaatgggcgaaaaaacaaaaaattttttttaccgagtgccaggtcacagggcactcgataaagaatttttaaaaaataaaaaataaaaaaccctttGTCGAGTGTGTAAcggcggggcactcggcaaaggctgacggcaggtggccgccgtcacgccggccacctttgccgacggccaaattttgccgagtgcccgacacttggcaaagatttttttgccgacggccaatctttgccgagcgcccgacactcggcaaaggaaaatttttgccgacggctaaagtttgccgagtgtccggctctcggcaaaggtagATTTGCCGACggcctatctttgccgagtgccgctgggtccggctctcggcaaagattgcctttgccgagtgcccgacaaaaagcactcggcaaagctttttgcactcggcaaatcagccGTGTCGGGTAGTGTTGGAGGCCAACGAAATAACCGGTCGTGAGATAGCAAATCTGATTAGAATCTCTAACCCTTGATTCGTCGTATTGGATGCTTAATTTTCTCTCTGCGACCAACAATAACACTTTGGGAATTAATTTACTGAATTTCCTCTATGTTATTGCATAACGACAAGTGTTTAATCTAAAAAGAATATAATGTATTAGTATCCTTTTCAAACCATAGCACCTTTTTCGGTGAGCTTGCTTGCTTAGTTGGAGGGTATTTGTAATTGTATAAACAATGTATGAATATAATGCTTTTGGAACCAAGCTTAGGCATTATTGTGCCTATATCGGCCTGTCGTCGTGAGCCAATGAACCAAACAGGCCCGGGAGGGGCTGGTTGGTTTGGTATCTACTTTGCGCTGCGCTAAGGGCAAATACAACGCGTCCCTTGAGCCCGTCTCTACGATGCTAATTTCGCAAAAAACCCTCGCTGATGCTAGGAGACGGGGTTCGCGTCGTCTCGCGAGGAGACGGGGATGTCCCGTTGCCCGAGGCTGATACTCCTCTTCCAGCAGCGTTGTACAAGTCGGTGGCGTGCGGAGGTTCCAGTTTTGGCGCGCGTTGAGAGAAATCTCGCGCCAAATCGTTACCCACCGGTGTCATCGCCTTCGCTCGCTCTGGTGTCGTAGCCCTCCATCCTTCAACGGCTGCGCTGATGTCAACTTCCTGTCGGCGCGATAAGATGCCGGGCTCCTCGAAGTCCACGTATCTAGGAAGAGCCTGACGCCTGCAGATTCGTCTCCTCCTCGCCCAGTGGCCTCAGAGTCTGGCCATGGAGCCGTCGCGGTGCTTCATGCTCGGCGCGTCCGTCGGGGGCCTCATGGGTCTTTGCCTCAGCGGCCGGCTCGTGTTATTTCTTCTTCTGCTGATTCCTAAGGGCAGCTGCCATCATCAAACTGCCAGCAAAAGCCGTTCATTCAGTTCCTGTCTGCAAGTTACATGAGTGCCCGTATAGATGGATTGGATGATTATGTATTATGTTGAAGGATTATCTTTGCTTCATCTAGCATGCCGCGTTCAGGACCTGGTCATAGTTCTATTCATGTTCTGAAGTTAGCTACCTGAACACGGATGGTGGCCGTGATGGGTTATCTGAATGCTTCTATGTTCTAAATCTGTTACCTGATGAGCTATCTGCTTCCAGTTAAATATGTGACCTATACTAACTACATGCGAAGATGGTGTTCATAATTGATTCTGACTACATGCGAAGTATTAAATAACTTGCAGACGACTCCCTGTTTGTGGGTTGTACGATCTGTCCTTTCAGTTGTCTATACGTTGGATTCAAGACTCTTGGAGACAAACCCCCGtaggttgtacatgccctaagcCCATCCAGGCCGGCGCCTAGCTCGCGGGCGCTGCCCGCTGGCCGCTCGGCGCTGGGGGCGGTCGACAGTCCGACAGCGGCATCCGGGAGGGGCGTAGCGTAGTGGGACGTGGACGCATGCAGGCAGCAGGCGCGTGCGCGTCACCGTCACGCTCTGCTGCCGCTAGCTCGCCCTCGCCATCGGCGCAGTGCACGCACACGGCACACCTATCATCTCGGCCACGGGCAGGGGCAGCGCCACATGGACGTGCAGCGCCTCCCAGAGTCCCAGGTAGGAAAATGGTGCAGTCGACGTAGGAATAGTCTATTTTGGAGGCTGTACTTGCTCTGTTGTTCGGCACTGTTATCAGCACCTGATTCAGCACGTATGCCGCCTTTAACCTGCAGCCGGAAGAGAGTTTCTCGCAAGGTAACGTTCAACTTTCCTTGAACCCTGCGGCTGGCAACTTTGGAGCTCGGGCTCGGCGGCGTAGGACGAAGGAAAAATGATGGTGTCAACCTGGAAAGGGCGGATGGGAATCTGCCGCATATGGAAATGTTCCTGCACGGCCGCAAGCCCGCAACCTCGTCACATTGCCGTATTCGCCCATCTGATGATCGACACTTGTTCTGCCAAGGATTAAAGTATGCCAAGACCGAGAGCGACGTATTCCTAATGACGGTCACCGCAGCGTGGTCAAGGACTCCTATTTTTAGGAGTCTGTCTAGCTGGCTGAGTCGGACGGCACCGCGGCATCGCCGCATGGGCGCTCACATGCATGGGCTACGCCCGAGAAATTGGATCCCTAACCTGCTCTCGTTCCATCTGCCATGCTTTACTACTAAagcattccttttttttttgcgaacatTACTACTAAAGCAATCGAATCAAAAAAGAATCGCATCGGTTACTTAGGGCACCCGGTATAAGCTAATTACAAGTACTAAGACAACTTCTCTAATGATGCTAACTTTATCACATAGCTCATAGTATGAATAGTATAACGTAACACTCTCACATAATCTTAAAATGTGTCTAGTAGACTAGCCTTGATCGATAGATAGATTTTCTCTCACTTgtattaaaatataaaataataatatgcTTCGTGCTAGCTCATAACTCATCGTGAGAGTTGCCTTTAGACCATGTTTAGATAAATTATTATAATAATAATCAATTAAAATAATCTAATTATGATCCAAATAGGCTGGATTATTATAGACGTCCGATGGATTCGCGCATCTGAACTCTTGCTTTTTTTGGAAACACGCGCCTCCTCTTACTGCTGCAGCTACGCCCCACGTTTGCCGTTGCGTCCGCACGGAAGAGCATATGCTTGGGGCCCGCCAGCTGCATGAGAGAGAGGGAGCACAACGCCTATACCCATGTATTAACACGGATGCATGCTGCACTATGGGGGGGGGGGCACACCTGGTGGTGCAGGACGACTGGTTCTGTGTTCCTTGGGTGCTGTCCCGCTCTGGTGCTCTACATGCGCGCATGCACTTTGACCAGGGAGTGCTCGGTAGTTTAGGCACTGACCGCTCGTTGCATGCACGTCTTGCAACGCGTGCGTGCCCACGAGTCAGAGCGCGTGGAGAGCAGCACTTGCTACAACATGCTAAAACAAAGTGAAACaaattaaaacatacacttgcaatatatgtgtatagtcattgtaacatatgcaatattcatataaaacacttgcaacatatgtatgaaacatgtgaaacatttggatacacttgcaacatacacgtatagccactgcaacatatgcaatatccagatgaaaacatgtagaacagatgaaacatttgaaagatacacttacaacatatgtgtatagccaaagatacacttacaacatatgtgtatagccattgcaacatatgcaacatccggataAAACATCCAAAACATACACCCGAAAAGCATACACCAGCACTAAGTTCAATGCCCACGGTCACTAGTCACGGGAGAAAATGGCGCATGATGTGGGCCCGcgctcctctcacaaattcctagCACCGGTCATTCTCTCTTTGTGGTCACCGTGCATGCACGACCCTACACGCCGCATGCTCTCCACGCCGAGCGAGTGGTCGCACACGCTCCCATGCGCTGACCATGGAATGGATGGGTGCGGGCCCTATGACTGTAACATgtgcccctctttttttcttgGTCGTCACGCCACACGGGTCAGTCCGTCCAAACGGACGACATATGTCCTCAACCAAGCATTACCGCTATTATAATCaacatctagattaaaataagcgTATAATCTAAGTGAGACCTGCTTTTTGGTGATTATAGACATTTCTTACTTTAATCAACAATAATCTAGGGATCTAAACACAATAATTATTGAAACCCATAAACCTGATGTTAATAATCCTATACATGTCCATATTATAATAATTCGGTTGTAATCCAAACATGTCCTTAGAACATGTTTACCTAATTTTAAGTTCTTGACTTGGTACAAGTACTTATATTTGATTTATTCTATAATTTACTGATATTATCTTATTTGATATGTCTATCAATAGTGCGACACTTACAATGACTTTGTCAATATCAAGATATATCTATCACTCTTTCAAATATGCTCATAGAAGTAGGATTTATATGTGGGCATTCTTAGGGGTGATTGTACGTACGTGTTAATTTACAGACGTTTATGTCTATATTCTATGATTaacaaagaaattttaaaaatgaATCATTTTTACTTTTCCTTGTTTGTCAAAGTGCATTATAACACAACATACCTTTGccgatgaaaggatcaagatgtccaagagggggggggggtgaattgggctaattcaaaattttcttgcaataatcaaatcatatggatagcccaattaaccccttgtgcctagaaaaagtgtttctatcaaactaacgcacaaagaacttacaacctatgttctaaacttactctagcaaagcaattctaagaatgtaaagacaagtattgaattgctcaaagtaaatactcaaagtaaatgctcaaagtaaagagagagaggaacgcggcgatgttttgccgaggtatcggagagtcgtcactccccactaatcctcgttggagcacccgtgcaagggtgtagctctcccttgatccgcgcaaggatcaagtgctctctacgggttgattctttgacactccgtcgtggcgaatcacccaaagccactcacaacttgagttgggtcacccacaagctccgtcgggtgatcaccaagctcccaaccgccaccaagccgtctaggtgatggcgatcaccaagagtaacaagcacgaactctcacttgaccacgcgaagcctaatgagaagatggatgcacacttgactactcttgattcactaatgaggttactctcttggattctcaaatctcaatcacctcactaggaccttgctcttcttggcactcacaaacgtgtttctcagctgttggaatgagcaaaagtaactccacacacgagtggagcttctatttataaggcagcctgaaaaacgaaccattatgagcttctgtggggtgaccggacgctccggtcgtgttgaccggacgctccagtcagttcaacccgcgaaccagtaaaaatgagttgaccggacgctggcagggtccggtcagcactaaccggacgtgtccggtctcatgaaacccttactggacccttactggactcgaccggacgctgaaccctcagggtccggtcagtactgaccggacgcgtccggtcgtagattcccttctctggaaccttactggagtcgaccggacgctgcgtttcagcgtccggtcacttgacctctccagcgtccggtcgcaccgaacgctgtctgctgatcaaatgaactgaccggaccctgcggccagcgtccggtcgcaccggggccagcgtccggtcagcatttgatcctctattcacttccaactctcgatcatatgtgaatgaagtttgctccaaaggatcttaggcattcataggagctacctagagctagtttaaacaagtgtgcaccatacctaactcactagactcaactaggtcaagctacccgttcataccccccttaatagtatggccaaaggaaaaacaaagtcctaaactactctaagtgtctctccaacaccaatcgacacttagaactagtcatccttaaccttgtcgtccatcctttgaaaaccaaaacgatttccatcgtaggggcatgaccataccgattgcccaatcgatcaccattactatgacctaactcaattgcctctgcaaaacacacgttagtcatagtaatcttgtattgtcattaatcaccgaaacccaacttggggcctagatgctttcagccgaCACTTTTTATAGTGGACAAAGGATACCTTTCccgacagataacctcccgcgaaAGGTTTTGCCAACAGTTTAGAAATAGTCGTGCTAGAAGCAGTCGGCGAAACTTTCACCGACAGTTAAAGGAATCACGACACTTTTTGTGTTGCCAAATGGTGGACCTACGTCGACagttgaaacctttgccgacagttaatcctttgccgacagttaagacctacgccgacagttTGAACCTTTCCCGACTGTTTGTGTGTTGGCGAAACCATTTTCAAGGTATTTTGTGAATCATGCCCTGTCAACAACTAAACTATCGGCAAAACTATACTGCAAATATAGATATAAATACAATTTGaataatttgacaaatccactgttattcatatagaaggcatcacattgaacaTATTCACTTGATTTCACAGAAATAATATATCAGATCTTCCATACATACACCAGCTAGATTATATATAgtaggtcaagtgatgatgatcatagTACATAGATCAGTCTTCCATACATATACAGGTCTAAGATATAGATTAGTCACTAGGAGACATATACTACAGTCTTGTACTAACTGGTTATGGATAAAGCTAAGAGCTCaatagatcatgacttgggcaCAAAAGTGGAATTCAACGCTTCCATGTCTTTGGCCTACATGATAGTAGGtgcaaataaaagaaaagaactgAAATTCATGTCTTCCTGCAACAAATCTCTGATGCTTGTTGCCACTCCAAAATACTTGAACACCAACTTAGTGCACATATGGTTGCTGCCACTCCAGAGAACATGTAACAGCTCTTTGATCGAAC from Miscanthus floridulus cultivar M001 chromosome 11, ASM1932011v1, whole genome shotgun sequence includes these protein-coding regions:
- the LOC136491948 gene encoding uncharacterized protein, with protein sequence MAGPVELGADGGAWDRGSSGWLGAGRVAVPEELGARGTGELGAAAGDPGHGRGAVGAGAGALGRRGRAGASAGRRGERRRDGGRGTGASGWARQDLAGGGRRRGGTGGRGQRRRGRETRGQVGEE